One window of the Rhipicephalus microplus isolate Deutch F79 chromosome 2, USDA_Rmic, whole genome shotgun sequence genome contains the following:
- the RpL5 gene encoding ribosomal protein L5, giving the protein MGFVKVVKNKAYFKRFQVKFKRRREGKTDYYARRRLVVQDKNKYNSPKYRMIVRITNRDIICQVAYARIEGDAIVCAAYAHELPQYGVKLGLTNYAAAYCTGLLLARRMLQKFNLDEIYKGCEEATGEDYCVESEDGQPGAFRCFLDVGLARTTTGARIFGCLKGAVDGGMDIPHNNKRFPGYDNETKEFNAEVHRRHIYGQHVAEYMKVLLEEDEEAYKRQFSRYNKLGVTADEIEEIYKKAHAAIRADPTHKPKVPRPNVNKRRWNRGKMTLSERRNRVEQKKASYIKKLEAGDAD; this is encoded by the coding sequence ATGGGGTTTGTCAAAGTTGTAAAGAACAAGGCCTACTTTAAGAGGTTTCAAGTGAAGTTCAAGCGCAGGCGAGAGGGTAAGACCGACTACTACGCCCGTCGTAGACTGGTTGTACAGGACAAGAACAAGTACAACTCCCCTAAGTACCGCATGATCGTCCGGATCACCAACCGCGACATCATCTGCCAGGTTGCGTATGCTCGCATCGAGGGTGACGCGATCGTGTGCGCCGCTTACGCTCACGAGCTGCCACAGTACGGCGTCAAGTTAGGCCTAACCAATTATGCCGCCGCTTATTGCACGGGTCTCCTGCTGGCACGGCGCATGCTTCAGAAGTTCAACCTGGACGAGATTTACAAGGGCTGCGAGGAGGCCACCGGCGAGGACTACTGCGTCGAGAGCGAGGATGGGCAGCCCGGCGCCTTCCGCTGTTTCCTCGACGTCGGCCTGGCCCGCACTACGACGGGAGCGCGCATCTTCGGCTGCCTGAAGGGAGCAGTCGACGGCGGCATGGACATTCCGCACAACAACAAGCGCTTCCCGGGCTACGACAACGAGACCAAGGAGTTCAACGCCGAAGTGCACCGACGTCACATCTACGGGCAGCACGTCGCTGAATACATGAAGGTTCTGCTCGAGGAGGACGAGGAAGCCTACAAGCGCCAGTTCTCGCGCTACAACAAGCTCGGAGTGACGGCCGACGAGATCGAGGAGATCTACAAGAAGGCCCACGCTGCCATCCGCGCCGACCCGACACACAAGCCCAAGGTCCCGCGCCCGAACGTCAACAAGAGGAGATGGAACCGTGGCAAGATGACGCTGTCGGAACGCCGCAACAGGGTCGAGCAAAAGAAGGCCTCCTACATCAAAAAGCTCGAGGCTGGAGACGCCGACTGA